In Akkermansia muciniphila, one DNA window encodes the following:
- the aroB gene encoding 3-dehydroquinate synthase translates to MPTISLALGERSYDIHVENGALDRTGEFAYRAGLDGKIALITDSRVAPLYAERVMKSLESAGFMPSLHVVNAGEASKNMLQAQELCSELVRSGIDRTGCIAALGGGVVGDLAGFIAAIHYRGIPFMQIPTTVVAQVDSSVGGKTAVNIPEGKNLVGAFHQPSVVVIDPTTLVTLDRRTLAEGLAEAVKHAAIKDASMLHELKGLGPELSIGFSLNTIARLPDLIARNVAIKARIVENDELETLDIRALLNFGHTIGHGIEAAVPYGTILHGEAVALGMRAALFLSERKAGLSSSDANKILYTLQALELPLVLPDNIDTELILNKTASDKKFRAGAIRFVLLSKAGEAGISKIITREDMAEAIEELRRPLP, encoded by the coding sequence ATGCCTACCATTTCTCTTGCTCTCGGTGAACGTTCCTACGACATCCACGTGGAAAACGGAGCACTGGACCGTACCGGAGAGTTTGCCTACCGCGCCGGTCTGGACGGCAAGATTGCGCTGATCACGGACAGCCGCGTCGCCCCGCTTTATGCGGAGCGCGTCATGAAGTCCCTGGAGAGCGCGGGGTTCATGCCCAGCCTGCACGTAGTGAATGCCGGGGAAGCTTCCAAAAATATGCTTCAGGCCCAGGAGCTGTGTTCCGAACTGGTACGTTCCGGGATCGACCGCACCGGATGCATTGCCGCTCTGGGCGGCGGCGTCGTGGGGGATCTGGCCGGCTTCATCGCGGCCATTCATTACCGGGGCATTCCCTTCATGCAGATTCCAACGACGGTGGTCGCCCAGGTGGACAGCTCCGTAGGAGGAAAGACGGCCGTCAATATTCCGGAGGGGAAAAACCTGGTAGGCGCCTTTCATCAGCCGTCCGTCGTCGTCATCGACCCCACCACGCTGGTGACTTTGGATCGCCGCACGCTGGCGGAAGGCCTGGCGGAAGCCGTCAAGCACGCGGCTATCAAAGATGCTTCCATGCTTCATGAATTGAAAGGGCTGGGGCCGGAACTTTCCATCGGCTTCTCCCTGAATACTATTGCCAGGCTTCCCGACCTGATCGCCCGGAACGTGGCAATCAAGGCCCGTATCGTGGAAAATGACGAATTGGAAACGCTGGATATCCGCGCCCTGCTCAATTTCGGCCATACCATCGGCCACGGCATTGAAGCCGCCGTTCCCTACGGCACTATCCTGCATGGAGAAGCCGTGGCGCTCGGCATGCGCGCCGCCCTGTTCCTGAGCGAACGAAAGGCCGGGCTGAGTTCTTCCGACGCCAACAAGATACTTTACACCCTCCAGGCTCTGGAACTTCCCCTCGTTCTCCCGGATAACATTGACACGGAGTTGATTCTCAATAAAACGGCATCAGACAAAAAATTCCGGGCAGGAGCCATCCGCTTCGTCCTGCTTTCCAAGGCGGGGGAAGCAGGCATTTCCAAGATCATTACCCGGGAAGACATGGCGGAAGCCATTGAAGAATTGCGGCGCCCCTTACCCTGA
- a CDS encoding S6 family peptidase — MKVRLPLQLFRRLIRILSVPCFTLGSVSLGGIMHQDASFQTYTDFGQNRGRYVTGATNALLQHLHADGVIISYTGGQADQKLAHEMISFESQTDKGNAAAVGYNFIATVWHNPTNMLDTVGLNSNVTFSANDIGASYAIRYQTIELDSRTRDKSGKFETGSAATDYKAGRLSKIITDVSPAAIYSGDISGSALVGQQVYRSGSGTMGVYNHSMQQTGLTAGYRYITGGVETLTGETHYNADAFRTSVSDSNFSASGITAAKPLPFVSLGGDSGSPAYIWNEETNQYEFLACLQSGDSFRFSQFNGNCAWTSKIVDNYNVAVDCGSALGGADHTVYINAVTRDGGEVIQGNTASTRPWHGSVTDAAGNELADFIGLRSGSNAWKSLNNVMNSNNWYAYGDGYLNAGIADLFVTQDLVFTASGDEVQRVVLNGNVDQGVGYTRFSKAAGSGTATFRLTSAEGESYMLNSAGYIVDAGVDVHVELTNSEDYAREWRKTGEGNLFIEGQGNNYIALNLGGSGATYLQREGGYAAYNVLANNGTRVIINDVGQIGRDFTFGNGGATLDFNGNSMEVWFSAVPEGTDAFTLHCLDEGGVIANLRQGTTSTLTFREGGTWKGSFRDAGENGAAALRVVYDGGDQQLVLNSILTSLSGSNGEDRSAFIVQSGTVLLKGTNTVHGMGSADGRSSNRLFNALDWHYADAAMDVEVRDGATFRLGDHARLQGDVNVLSGGTFLVNEGVQHELEHIEGGQKLESTSAISDYWGLHGNVSLQSGARMQIAFSEGATVGMELKGGINGDGTLSVSLGSNSLRLVLSGDNASLSGEKILESGTVQGTSLASMGDVRTNKWSVGEQGVLASLGFTSDVSSSRILSYIDSSSSGVLALAADRTETLDMSSHTSLFIGALEGTEVHYGSADAALGTNAAGQWLLGGGGGTLYVDSLLEGENRQLVIGNSYGTGKVVLTNAANTASGTIMFGGGVTLDYTEGALGNLHFDLSYTNASYYTEGGSREFLSSYVNENADGILLLDRTPEAAIDLRNHSLLALGSSDSGAGTVFTGDILLNEGQSYRFSGSGNLIMEHLSAGHDVIVDGQTFSGGSLTLTGDSLVTGAVSIMGHRESSPSSSGSMSLSLQTDNALKDASCVTISEGGILNINGTTQTLNNVVLNAGGSISGEGTLVLAVPDTGMTLAGSLEVATVIKQDAGNLTLGGTGSYNSLQVQAGTVTLGSNTAFSSSGTADFYAGTGLLLNGKTANGRVVLHGEGSEGVSVSGGGTFSGTLAVASGTGYVTGNTTFAGLDVASGAVLSLGGSGNFSVRGQNVNASGGTILVKDGSHAFNLAYNGNGSNQILRGTLSVADGASLTLQSNGANLGYSQTKTLNSVRIEEGGRLDLSCTQYNTVWAVNALSGGGELNWDCSKNNYYSSQLLLGGNGRFSGTINYRSTNETSGYKYQNYLIFNSDQAVSDAVVNMYGKSGLAMASMGVNTNRLSLRGLDGNANTYLFAGGAKAGNQLPFLQGFVLDSAQASSRRATLTISAREGESHTFSGTVNGSASAGFSLVMDGAGTQTFNGASVTLHDVSVTGGGALNLTAANLSVLGNLTLSGGASLALNSGYNLSAGKTLALMGSSAAPATLNMTGTGNALTLSGGVLTFTGGVLCSDSATLHIAGGGLAFAESLAEQTINFTETASIKTGVTYWLADGDWSPFRNGSFASGALPYLNADFSIADTGLYVTFSAAEGVSIWDGTETSNNWTADKFGNAAPLPGEATAAIFNESAGSHVVNIATTAEVGSLLIDADNGYTFTAAGDHLVSSGSLTHSGRGTTVIESGVRITGTASIESGELVVKDRETLAGAITGTGTLGIDWGSESGSLSTENLGTLHIISGRYEGGSPAGLVRVDDGGQFFVASGTSSSAVELAGAGWKDAGNEADRAGALRLGNGAAVSGAVTLSADAVLMLSGTSGTISHLNTNGHTLAKEGTGTLVLGSTDIVGNLDLKQGTIQFNAGGHAGISSIRMASGTALKLDYNANITNGCAVSMEDGSSINFWNGTGTSNLKIDLNGNISLNGNCSGNAAVLAGTISGTGRLDLGTTLQNAWTISSAISGDLSLSVNSRVTLSGNNSYTGGTVISGSTLTTRSVSALGTGAVTINGGALALGGNLEISALAGTGGSVSLGGNLLGISGGGDSTVYAGSITGAAGSGLNVGAGANLGLTGAVTADSVMVGGALALSGTTTVGSMQVDKGGSVTLGGTLNLDYSGGKQGGIVNKGSVSLQEGLDLHLTVGGTGAGSWSLVSGGGISYSGDSLTDHLFIDGVRANRLRVELTQTADELSVAYAGSKTLLWTPGEFSSVWNAVGDANWSFEDGSAKGIVFYENDSVIFNQAGPQAVTVAEDGVAVTGMSVQAAGYAFDGGAVTVKDSLLVDANGGAVFNSAVTVNRDLMVYGREGAVFNAALNVAGDVMMAGNTVFTQNFTLADGGTVSFAEGAQWSSRNIALAGNGQFDVRAGVRNTGSGTVSVATGKTWTVALSNDSLCEMASHYLQLTGVLNLEAGENSGGTLVVDGLCLSSTNPSGGKSQLNIAAGTQLFIKGDSAGRNSGGIVGNTGSMMLSNWPGNGGNNEVNVNGVLTSNAVISGRDGASVINVGNAGVLNMLGGLAANTPGRTKNHVINIAGGGRLNAAGGTENQYLKVNLAAGSSFGGVGEAGSAASFSNNLALGTAGQEGVVTFDTNARRLNAAAYEVENADGGLDLVFSGTITDAGNTAAAVTGKGSVAFTNNTTFFAGSTVEAGAALRFGSGTAAAEIRTGNGASPAVVAGTLSYAAGPGLSVSEGTLANTRVSMNQDSRLTAGNVAMDAGSSITGGALAVDGLSIAVESGVTSTDTLMVNTVLISSSQEELTVRLDHDARVLSLECTSLNDVTVTGSALMFDFSAFGEWASILEYEYLCLDFSAASADLSGVSDISVVYGDQVYEGYRAATVASRSGVSNTGSSIYFEVGTKNAPEPSVAALGLVALSACVMRRRRS, encoded by the coding sequence ATGAAAGTACGCTTACCTTTGCAACTGTTCCGCCGGCTTATCCGTATTCTTTCCGTTCCGTGTTTCACGCTTGGGTCCGTTTCCCTGGGCGGCATCATGCACCAGGACGCTTCTTTCCAGACTTATACGGATTTCGGTCAGAACCGGGGGCGTTATGTCACGGGTGCCACCAACGCGCTGCTTCAGCATCTTCATGCTGACGGGGTCATTATTTCCTACACCGGCGGCCAGGCGGACCAGAAGCTGGCCCATGAAATGATCAGCTTTGAAAGCCAGACGGACAAGGGGAACGCCGCCGCCGTGGGTTATAATTTCATCGCCACCGTATGGCATAACCCCACCAACATGCTTGATACGGTGGGGCTTAATAGCAATGTGACTTTTTCCGCGAATGACATAGGTGCCTCCTACGCCATTCGTTACCAGACGATAGAACTGGATTCCAGGACCCGCGACAAGAGCGGAAAATTTGAGACGGGCAGCGCCGCCACGGATTACAAGGCGGGGCGCCTGAGCAAAATCATCACGGATGTTTCCCCTGCCGCCATTTACAGCGGCGATATTTCCGGCAGCGCGCTGGTTGGCCAGCAGGTTTACCGCAGCGGCTCCGGCACGATGGGGGTTTATAACCATTCCATGCAGCAAACGGGTTTGACCGCCGGCTACAGGTATATTACCGGCGGCGTGGAAACGCTTACCGGGGAAACCCATTATAACGCGGATGCTTTCCGTACATCGGTTTCAGATAGCAATTTCAGCGCGTCCGGCATTACTGCGGCCAAGCCTCTGCCCTTTGTCTCTCTGGGCGGGGACTCTGGAAGTCCCGCCTATATCTGGAATGAGGAGACGAACCAGTATGAGTTCCTGGCCTGTTTGCAATCCGGTGATTCCTTCCGTTTTTCCCAGTTTAACGGCAATTGCGCGTGGACCAGCAAGATAGTCGATAACTACAATGTGGCCGTGGACTGCGGGAGCGCCCTGGGCGGCGCGGACCACACCGTTTACATCAATGCCGTGACGAGGGACGGGGGCGAGGTCATTCAGGGTAACACCGCTTCCACCAGGCCGTGGCACGGGAGCGTGACTGACGCCGCCGGCAATGAGTTGGCGGACTTCATCGGCCTGCGTTCCGGGTCCAATGCATGGAAGAGTCTGAACAACGTCATGAACAGCAATAACTGGTACGCTTACGGGGACGGGTACCTGAACGCCGGTATAGCGGACCTGTTCGTGACGCAGGATCTGGTGTTCACCGCTTCAGGGGATGAGGTTCAGCGCGTTGTGCTGAATGGAAATGTGGACCAGGGGGTAGGTTATACGCGCTTCAGCAAGGCGGCTGGTAGCGGAACCGCCACCTTCCGCCTGACTTCCGCGGAAGGGGAAAGCTACATGCTGAATTCCGCCGGATACATCGTGGACGCGGGGGTGGACGTGCATGTGGAGCTTACGAACTCCGAGGATTACGCCCGCGAATGGAGGAAGACGGGTGAAGGCAACCTGTTCATTGAAGGGCAGGGGAATAATTACATTGCCCTGAACCTGGGCGGTTCCGGCGCCACTTATCTGCAGCGCGAGGGCGGGTATGCCGCCTACAATGTGCTGGCCAACAACGGGACCCGCGTCATCATCAATGATGTGGGGCAGATCGGGCGGGATTTTACGTTCGGCAATGGCGGGGCGACCCTGGATTTCAACGGGAACAGCATGGAGGTGTGGTTCAGCGCCGTGCCGGAAGGGACGGACGCGTTTACCCTCCATTGCCTGGATGAGGGCGGCGTGATTGCCAACCTCCGGCAGGGGACTACTTCCACGCTGACGTTCAGGGAGGGCGGAACATGGAAGGGCTCTTTCCGGGACGCCGGGGAGAATGGCGCCGCCGCCCTGCGCGTGGTGTATGACGGAGGCGATCAGCAGCTCGTGCTCAATTCCATTCTTACCAGCCTCTCCGGCTCCAACGGGGAGGACAGGAGCGCCTTCATCGTGCAGTCCGGAACGGTGCTGCTGAAAGGGACCAACACGGTGCACGGCATGGGGTCCGCGGACGGGCGTTCTTCCAATCGGCTCTTCAACGCTCTGGACTGGCATTATGCTGACGCCGCCATGGATGTGGAGGTGCGCGACGGCGCCACCTTCCGCCTGGGGGATCACGCCCGGCTTCAGGGGGACGTGAATGTCCTTTCCGGCGGCACGTTCCTGGTGAATGAGGGCGTGCAGCATGAGCTGGAGCATATTGAAGGCGGCCAGAAGCTGGAAAGCACCTCCGCCATCAGTGATTACTGGGGCCTCCACGGCAATGTGTCCCTGCAAAGCGGAGCCCGGATGCAGATTGCCTTCAGCGAAGGCGCGACCGTCGGCATGGAGCTCAAGGGCGGCATCAACGGAGATGGAACCCTGAGCGTCAGCCTGGGTTCCAACAGCCTGCGCCTGGTCCTGAGCGGGGACAACGCGTCCCTGAGCGGGGAGAAGATTCTGGAAAGCGGCACGGTTCAGGGGACGTCGCTCGCCTCCATGGGGGATGTCCGGACCAACAAGTGGTCTGTGGGAGAGCAGGGCGTGCTGGCCTCCCTGGGCTTTACTTCCGACGTGTCTTCCTCCCGGATTCTGTCTTATATTGATTCCTCTTCCTCCGGCGTGCTGGCCCTCGCTGCCGACCGGACGGAAACATTGGACATGTCTTCCCACACTTCCTTGTTCATCGGTGCGCTGGAAGGAACGGAAGTCCATTACGGCAGCGCGGATGCGGCGCTGGGCACGAATGCCGCCGGCCAGTGGCTGCTGGGCGGCGGCGGGGGCACGCTGTATGTGGATTCCCTGCTGGAGGGCGAGAACCGGCAGCTGGTCATCGGCAATTCCTATGGGACGGGAAAAGTCGTGCTGACCAACGCGGCCAATACGGCTTCCGGCACAATCATGTTCGGCGGCGGCGTGACGCTGGATTATACGGAAGGGGCTTTGGGGAATCTGCACTTCGATCTTTCCTATACCAACGCTTCCTATTACACCGAAGGCGGTTCGCGGGAGTTCCTGTCTTCCTATGTCAATGAAAACGCTGACGGCATTCTGTTGCTGGACCGCACTCCGGAAGCCGCGATTGATTTGCGCAACCACTCTCTTCTGGCGCTCGGCAGCTCCGATTCCGGAGCGGGAACCGTCTTTACGGGCGATATCCTTCTGAATGAGGGGCAGAGCTACCGTTTCTCCGGCAGCGGCAATTTGATCATGGAACACCTCAGCGCCGGGCATGACGTCATTGTGGACGGTCAGACGTTTTCCGGAGGTTCCCTCACCCTGACGGGAGACAGCCTGGTTACAGGCGCCGTCTCCATCATGGGGCACAGGGAGTCTTCCCCTTCCTCATCCGGCAGCATGTCTTTGTCCCTGCAAACGGACAATGCGTTGAAGGATGCTTCCTGCGTCACGATTTCCGAGGGCGGCATCCTGAATATTAACGGCACTACCCAGACCCTGAACAATGTCGTGCTGAATGCCGGAGGCTCCATATCCGGGGAAGGCACGCTTGTGCTGGCAGTCCCGGATACCGGGATGACGCTGGCCGGCAGCCTGGAGGTGGCGACGGTGATCAAGCAGGATGCCGGCAATCTAACGCTGGGCGGAACGGGGTCATACAATTCTCTGCAGGTGCAGGCCGGAACGGTCACGTTGGGCTCCAACACGGCGTTTTCTTCTTCAGGCACTGCTGATTTTTATGCGGGGACGGGTCTTCTCCTGAACGGAAAGACAGCCAATGGCCGTGTTGTGCTCCATGGGGAGGGTAGTGAGGGCGTGTCCGTCTCCGGCGGCGGCACTTTCTCCGGAACCCTTGCCGTGGCGTCCGGAACGGGATATGTTACGGGCAATACCACTTTCGCGGGGCTTGATGTGGCCTCGGGGGCGGTGCTGAGCCTCGGCGGCAGCGGCAATTTCTCCGTCAGGGGCCAGAATGTCAACGCTTCCGGCGGGACAATCCTGGTAAAGGACGGTTCGCATGCGTTCAACCTGGCGTACAACGGCAACGGGAGCAACCAGATCCTGCGCGGCACGCTGTCCGTCGCGGACGGGGCTTCCCTTACCCTGCAGAGCAATGGCGCCAATTTGGGATATTCCCAGACGAAAACGCTGAATTCCGTCCGCATTGAGGAAGGCGGGCGGCTGGATCTTTCCTGCACCCAGTACAACACGGTCTGGGCGGTAAATGCCCTTTCCGGAGGAGGAGAGCTGAATTGGGATTGTTCAAAAAATAACTATTATTCATCCCAGCTTCTTCTTGGCGGGAACGGCCGTTTTTCCGGAACAATCAATTACCGCTCCACGAATGAAACGAGCGGCTACAAATATCAGAATTATTTGATATTCAATTCAGACCAGGCCGTCAGCGATGCTGTGGTCAATATGTACGGAAAGAGCGGGCTGGCCATGGCCTCTATGGGGGTCAATACGAATCGCCTGTCCCTGCGCGGGCTGGACGGCAACGCCAATACCTACCTTTTTGCCGGCGGGGCCAAGGCGGGCAATCAGCTCCCCTTCCTGCAGGGATTTGTGCTGGATTCGGCGCAGGCGTCTTCCCGCAGGGCCACCCTGACCATCTCCGCCCGTGAAGGGGAGAGCCATACGTTCAGCGGAACGGTCAATGGAAGCGCCTCCGCCGGGTTCAGCCTGGTGATGGACGGCGCGGGGACGCAGACGTTTAACGGGGCTTCCGTCACGCTGCATGACGTGTCCGTGACGGGAGGGGGCGCGTTGAACCTTACCGCCGCCAATCTCAGCGTGCTTGGCAATTTGACCCTTTCCGGGGGCGCCTCCCTGGCTCTGAACTCCGGCTATAACTTAAGCGCCGGGAAAACGCTGGCCCTGATGGGTTCGTCCGCTGCGCCCGCCACGTTGAACATGACAGGGACGGGAAATGCGCTCACGCTTTCCGGCGGCGTTCTTACCTTTACCGGCGGCGTGCTCTGCTCGGATTCCGCCACCTTGCATATCGCCGGCGGCGGATTGGCCTTTGCTGAATCCCTGGCGGAGCAGACCATTAACTTCACGGAAACGGCGTCCATCAAGACCGGCGTAACCTATTGGCTTGCCGATGGAGACTGGAGTCCCTTCCGGAATGGTTCCTTTGCCTCCGGAGCCCTTCCCTATCTGAACGCGGATTTTTCCATTGCGGATACGGGGCTGTATGTGACCTTCTCCGCGGCGGAAGGCGTCAGCATCTGGGACGGAACGGAAACATCCAACAATTGGACGGCCGACAAATTCGGCAATGCCGCCCCTCTGCCCGGAGAAGCCACGGCGGCTATTTTCAATGAAAGCGCCGGAAGCCATGTGGTGAACATTGCCACCACGGCGGAAGTAGGTTCCCTCCTCATTGACGCCGATAACGGATACACATTTACGGCGGCGGGAGATCATCTGGTTTCCTCCGGGTCCCTCACGCATTCGGGCAGGGGAACCACCGTTATTGAATCCGGAGTGCGGATTACGGGAACTGCCTCCATTGAATCCGGGGAGCTTGTCGTGAAAGACCGGGAGACGCTGGCCGGAGCCATTACGGGAACCGGTACCCTGGGAATTGACTGGGGAAGTGAAAGCGGCTCCCTTTCCACAGAGAATTTGGGAACGCTGCACATCATCAGCGGCCGGTATGAGGGAGGCTCCCCCGCCGGGCTGGTGCGTGTGGATGACGGAGGCCAGTTCTTCGTGGCGTCAGGCACGAGTTCTTCCGCCGTTGAGCTGGCCGGCGCCGGCTGGAAGGACGCCGGAAATGAAGCTGACAGGGCGGGAGCCCTGAGGCTCGGCAACGGAGCGGCCGTTTCCGGAGCCGTTACGCTGTCTGCGGACGCGGTCCTCATGCTCAGCGGAACTTCCGGGACGATTTCCCATCTGAATACAAATGGCCATACTCTTGCGAAGGAGGGGACGGGAACGCTCGTGCTGGGAAGTACGGATATTGTGGGAAATCTTGACCTGAAACAGGGAACCATCCAGTTCAACGCAGGCGGCCACGCCGGCATATCCTCCATCCGCATGGCTTCCGGCACGGCCTTGAAGCTTGATTACAATGCCAACATCACCAATGGTTGCGCCGTCTCCATGGAGGATGGCTCCAGCATCAATTTCTGGAACGGCACCGGCACTTCCAATTTGAAAATCGACCTGAACGGAAATATCAGCCTGAACGGGAACTGTTCCGGAAATGCCGCCGTTCTGGCCGGAACGATTTCAGGAACAGGCCGTCTGGATCTGGGCACTACTCTGCAAAATGCCTGGACCATTTCCTCCGCCATATCGGGGGATCTCTCCCTGTCTGTCAACTCCAGGGTGACGCTGTCCGGCAATAACTCCTATACGGGCGGCACCGTTATCTCCGGGTCCACGCTGACGACCAGAAGCGTTTCCGCTCTGGGGACGGGAGCCGTCACTATCAATGGTGGGGCCCTGGCTCTGGGCGGCAACCTGGAAATCTCCGCGCTGGCGGGAACCGGAGGCTCTGTCAGCCTGGGAGGGAATCTTCTGGGCATTTCAGGGGGAGGCGATTCAACCGTTTATGCCGGCTCCATCACCGGAGCGGCCGGCAGCGGGCTGAATGTGGGCGCCGGAGCGAATCTGGGGCTGACGGGCGCAGTCACGGCGGATTCCGTCATGGTGGGCGGCGCGCTGGCCCTGAGCGGCACGACTACGGTGGGCTCCATGCAGGTTGACAAGGGCGGCAGCGTGACGCTGGGCGGCACGTTGAACCTTGATTATTCCGGAGGGAAGCAGGGAGGCATTGTGAATAAGGGAAGCGTTTCCCTCCAGGAGGGGTTGGACCTTCACCTGACGGTGGGCGGCACGGGGGCCGGTTCCTGGTCCCTGGTTTCCGGAGGCGGCATTTCCTACAGCGGCGATTCCCTGACGGACCACCTCTTCATTGATGGCGTGCGGGCCAACCGTCTCCGGGTGGAGCTGACGCAGACTGCGGATGAACTGTCCGTCGCCTACGCAGGCAGCAAGACGCTCCTGTGGACGCCGGGCGAGTTTTCTTCCGTCTGGAATGCCGTGGGAGACGCCAACTGGAGCTTTGAGGACGGTTCCGCCAAGGGCATTGTCTTTTATGAAAACGATTCCGTCATCTTTAACCAGGCAGGTCCCCAGGCCGTGACTGTGGCTGAAGACGGTGTGGCCGTTACGGGAATGTCCGTGCAGGCTGCCGGCTATGCCTTTGACGGCGGCGCTGTCACGGTGAAAGACAGTCTGCTGGTGGACGCGAATGGCGGCGCCGTTTTCAATTCCGCCGTCACGGTAAACAGGGATCTCATGGTTTACGGACGGGAAGGAGCTGTCTTTAATGCCGCCCTGAACGTGGCCGGCGACGTGATGATGGCCGGTAATACGGTCTTCACCCAAAACTTCACGCTGGCGGACGGTGGAACCGTTTCCTTCGCGGAAGGGGCGCAGTGGTCCAGCAGGAACATCGCCCTGGCCGGAAACGGGCAATTTGACGTGCGCGCCGGCGTCCGGAATACGGGCAGCGGGACGGTCAGTGTGGCTACCGGCAAGACCTGGACCGTGGCCCTCAGCAATGACTCCCTCTGCGAAATGGCGTCCCATTATCTGCAGCTTACCGGAGTTCTTAATCTAGAGGCGGGAGAAAACAGCGGCGGCACCCTGGTGGTGGATGGCCTCTGCCTTTCTTCCACCAATCCAAGCGGCGGCAAGAGCCAGTTGAATATTGCCGCCGGCACGCAGCTCTTCATCAAGGGGGACAGCGCCGGAAGAAATAGCGGAGGCATTGTTGGCAATACGGGGTCCATGATGCTCTCCAACTGGCCGGGGAACGGAGGAAACAATGAAGTGAACGTGAATGGCGTCCTGACGAGCAATGCCGTCATCAGCGGCCGTGATGGAGCCTCCGTCATCAACGTCGGGAATGCAGGCGTGCTGAACATGCTGGGAGGACTGGCGGCGAATACTCCAGGACGTACCAAAAACCATGTGATCAACATTGCCGGCGGCGGCCGCCTGAATGCGGCGGGAGGCACGGAAAACCAGTACCTGAAAGTGAACCTGGCGGCCGGATCATCCTTCGGCGGCGTGGGGGAAGCGGGAAGCGCGGCTTCCTTCTCCAACAATCTGGCGTTGGGAACGGCAGGACAGGAAGGAGTGGTTACGTTTGATACGAACGCCCGCAGGCTGAATGCCGCTGCGTATGAGGTGGAAAATGCGGACGGAGGGCTGGATCTTGTCTTCTCCGGAACCATAACTGACGCCGGAAATACGGCGGCGGCGGTAACGGGCAAGGGAAGCGTTGCCTTCACGAATAACACGACTTTTTTCGCAGGAAGCACGGTGGAAGCAGGAGCCGCGCTGAGGTTCGGTTCCGGAACGGCGGCCGCGGAAATCAGGACGGGGAACGGAGCTTCTCCGGCGGTGGTGGCGGGAACCCTGTCCTACGCGGCGGGACCCGGCCTCAGCGTCAGTGAGGGAACTCTTGCCAACACCCGGGTCAGCATGAATCAGGATTCCCGGCTTACGGCCGGCAATGTGGCTATGGATGCCGGATCCTCCATCACGGGGGGAGCCCTGGCGGTGGACGGGCTTTCCATAGCCGTGGAAAGCGGCGTGACATCCACGGATACGCTCATGGTCAATACGGTGTTGATCTCCTCGTCCCAGGAAGAACTCACGGTCAGACTGGACCATGACGCCCGGGTATTGTCCCTGGAGTGCACTTCCCTGAATGACGTGACGGTGACGGGCTCTGCGCTGATGTTTGATTTCTCAGCCTTCGGAGAATGGGCCAGCATCCTGGAATACGAATATCTCTGCCTTGACTTCTCCGCCGCAAGCGCGGATTTGTCCGGGGTAAGCGATATTTCCGTCGTATACGGAGATCAGGTTTATGAAGGCTACCGGGCAGCCACTGTGGCAAGCCGCTCCGGGGTGAGCAATACGGGCAGCTCCATTTACTTTGAGGTCGGAACCAAGAATGCGCCGGAACCGTCCGTGGCCGCCTTGGGGCTGGTGGCTCTGTCCGCGTGCGTCATGCGCCGCCGCCGGTCGTAA